Proteins found in one bacterium genomic segment:
- a CDS encoding glycosyltransferase family 2 protein: MVPAFNEELNLEGAVCDIIQSAEEFLDEYEVLIINDGSRDRTGEVAERLAARNERVRVIHHPFNVGYGGGQQTGLKHACYPWVMIIPADRQFDPQDIQKYLPYTDEADIIVGYRSDRGDPLFRRMNTLLLRATMAVLFGVTLRDVNWVKLMRRSMIHRFQIESKNIGVDAEVIVKAKYLGCRFREVRVQYLPRIAGQSKGDKLLNIAITLLELIRLFFFKFLKIGDFSSRPSRPRGTGACKR, encoded by the coding sequence TATCCAGTCGGCGGAGGAGTTCCTTGACGAATACGAGGTCTTGATCATCAATGACGGCAGCCGTGACCGGACGGGTGAGGTAGCGGAGCGACTTGCGGCCCGGAACGAGCGCGTCCGTGTTATCCACCATCCCTTCAACGTCGGCTATGGGGGTGGCCAACAGACTGGCCTGAAGCATGCCTGCTATCCCTGGGTGATGATCATCCCAGCCGACAGGCAATTCGATCCACAGGACATCCAGAAGTACCTCCCATATACGGACGAGGCGGACATCATAGTCGGCTATCGTTCCGACCGAGGCGACCCACTTTTCAGGAGGATGAACACACTCCTTCTTCGGGCCACGATGGCCGTTCTCTTTGGCGTTACGCTGCGGGATGTCAACTGGGTCAAGCTCATGCGCCGATCGATGATACACAGGTTCCAGATCGAGTCCAAGAACATAGGCGTGGACGCAGAGGTGATCGTCAAGGCGAAATACCTCGGCTGTCGATTCCGCGAGGTCCGCGTCCAATACCTGCCTCGCATAGCCGGCCAATCCAAAGGCGACAAGCTTCTCAACATCGCGATCACCCTGCTGGAGCTGATCAGGCTCTTTTTCTTCAAGTTCCTGAAGATCGGCGATTTCTCGTCCAGACCTTCTCGCCCCAGAGGCACCGGCGCGTGCAAACGGTAA